A window of Plantibacter sp. PA-3-X8 genomic DNA:
CAGACGCCCAAATCATCACCTGTCGCATCCGCATCCTCGAGGAGCCATCACCATGCACGACACCGACCACAGCACCGGCACGATCGACCACACCACCCCCGCCAGGGCGCGCACCGACGACCCGAACGGCGTCGGCGGCCGTATCGACGACACCGCCGGCAACGACGGCAACGACGGCAACGACGGCAACGACGGCAACGACGGCAACGACGGCAACGACAACGGTACCGACGGCCGCGGCAACGGCAACGGAAGCAGCAGCAGCAGCAGCAGCAGCAGCAGCAGCAGCAGCAGCAGCAGCAGCGTGGGCCCCGGCGGCGTCACCGTCACGCCCGCAGGTCACGCTGGCGACGCCGCGTCCGGCGCGGGACGTGCCGCCGTTCCGACCGTCGACGACGTCGGCGCGGCAGCAGCCGCGGCCTCCTCCGAGCTCGCGTCCACGGTGCCCTCGACCCGGGCCGCCTGGCTCGAGGCCGTCGCCGACGCCCTCGACGCCCGGGTCGACGAGCTCGTCGCACTCGCCGACGAGGAGTCCCACCTCGGAACCACGCGCCTCACGGGCGAGGTCGCGCGGACGACGGGCCAGCTGCGACTGTTCGCAGCCGTCCTCCGCGACGGGGCCTTCCTCGAGGTCGTCATCGACCACGCTGACGCCTCCGCCACCCCGCCCAAGCCGGAGCTGCGACGGATGCTCCGGCCGACGGGACCGGTGGCGGTCTTCAGCGCGTCGAACTTCCCGTTCGCGTTCTCGGTCGCCGGCGGCGACACGGCGTCGGCGCTGGCGGCCGGATGTCCGGTCATCGTCAAAGCGCACTCCGCCCACCCGCGACTCTCCCGGCTGACCGCGGCGATCGTGGTCGATGCGTTGCGCTCGGCCGGCGCCCCGGACGGCACGTTCGCGCTCGTCGAGGGTCGCGAGCAGGGCACCGCCCTCGTGCAGCATCCTGCGATCACCGCGGTCGGGTTCACGGGCTCACTCGCCGGCGGGCGCGCACTGTTCGACCTGGCGTCGCAGCGGCCGGCCCCGATCCCGTTCTACGGCGAGCTCGGCAGCACGAACCCGGTCGTCATCACCGCGGCCGCACTGCAGGGCGAGGCGGCGGCGGACCTCGCGCGTGGGCTGGCGGCGTCGTTCACGCTCGGTGTGGGGCAGTTCTGCACGAACCCCGGTCTCGTCCTCGTACCGAGCGGCAGCGGGTTCGCCGAGCTCGTCGCTCAGGCGGCGTCCGACGCCGTCGCCGGGCGCATGCTCACGCCGGGCATCGCCGAGGCGTATGCCGCGGGCACCGCTCGCGCCGCCGGCCATCCCGGGGTGCGGACGCTCCTCGGCGGCGAGACGGCGGCTGCGGATTCCGGCGTTCCGACCGTCCTCGCGACCACCGCCGCGACGGTGCTCGACGCGCCCGACGTCCTGCTCGAGGAGATCTTCGGGCCGGCGACGCTCGTCATCGAGGTCGCCGACGATGCCGAGCTGCACGCGGTCCTGGCCGAGGTCGGTGGCGCGCTCACGGCGACCGTGCACGCGGCGCCCGGTGAGGACGTCACCGGTCTCGTGTCACGGCTCGAGCCGATCGCCGGCCGGGTGCTCTTCGGTGGCTGGCCGACGGGTGTCGCGGTCGGCTGGGCGCAGCACCACGGCGGACCGTGGCCGGCGACGACCTCGCTCCACACCTCGGTGGGTGCGTCGGCGGTGCGCCGCTTCCAACGTCCGATCGTCTACCAGGACGCACCCGAGCGTGTGCTCCCCGAGGCCCTGCACGAGGCGAACCCACTCCGTCTCCCCCGCCGCGTCGACGGCGTCCTGGAGCTCCCCGCCGCAGCCCGCGCCTGACCACCTTCCGGTCCGTCCCCAACTCAGGACTCCCCCGGCGTGCCGCCCCAGCCCAGCCCCGACACACCGGACATCTCCTGAGTTGGGGACACCCCGACCGAGCACACCCACCCCTGTTCACAACTCAGGACACACCCGGCGCGCCACCCACCCCGCCCCGTCCCACACCCCAACACACCGCAACCATCCTGCATTGCGAACACCGTGACCACCGTCCCCAACTCAGGACTCCTCCGGCGCGCCGCCCCAACCCAGCCCCGTCACACCGGACGTCTCCTGAGTTGGGGACACCCCACCGCCCACACCCACCCCTGTTCACAACTCAGGACCCACCCGGCGCGCCACCCACCCCAGCGCCCGCCCCGGGCCCGACACGCCGCAACCGTCCTGAACTGCGAACACCGCGACCACCGTCCCCAATTCAGGACTCCCCCGGCGCGCCGCCCCAACCCAGCCCCGACACACCGGACGTCTCCTGAGTTGGGGACACCCCACCGCCCACGTTCACAACTCAGGACCCACCCGGCGCGCCACCCACCCAGCCCCGTCCCACACCCCAACACACCGCACCCGTCCTGAAGTGCGAACACCTTGACCACCGTCCCCAACTCAGGACTCCCCCGGCGCGCCGCCCCAGCCCAGCCCCGACACACCGGACGTCTCCTGAGTTGGGGACACCCCACCGCCCACGTCCCCAACTCAGGACTCCTCCGGCGCGCCGCTCCAGCCCGGGTACGACACACCGGACGTCTCCTGAGTTGGGGACGAAACCAGGGCGAGTCAGGCGAGGGCGGCGGCGAGCCAGGCGCGCAGCTCGGCCTGCATCGGCGCGGACCAGCTGTGCGGTTCGTCGTGGAAGGTGCCCGTGTAGGCCGAGCGCTCGCCACCGGACCGGTACCGCTCCGTGAGGATCGTGTGCGCATCACGCATGCCGGCCGGCTCGAAGAGTTCGTCGCGCTCGGCGTACTGGACGAGCAGCGGCAAGCGGGGGCGCAGGGATGCGAGCTCGGGCCAGTCACCGACCCGTGACAGTCCTGGTGAGAGGAACGACCACGAGTGCTGATCGGCGTGCCCGTCGAGCACACCGTCGAACGTCGACATCATCGCGACCACGCCCGCAGCACGGATCCGGTCGTCCATGGCTGCGAGCAGAACGGCCCGGGCACCGCCACCGGAGAGACCGACGCACGCGACGGCTCCGGAACGGACCCCGGGCGCGGCCGCGAGCTGGTCGAGCGCGATGAGGTCGTCGCGGAGGATGAGACCGGCGAGCGAGGTGCCCAGGACGCCCAGCTCCTTCGCGAGCTGCGGCTCGTTGGCCGTCGCGAGGAGCTCGGAC
This region includes:
- a CDS encoding aldehyde dehydrogenase (NADP(+)), whose translation is MHDTDHSTGTIDHTTPARARTDDPNGVGGRIDDTAGNDGNDGNDGNDGNDGNDGNDNGTDGRGNGNGSSSSSSSSSSSSSSSSSVGPGGVTVTPAGHAGDAASGAGRAAVPTVDDVGAAAAAASSELASTVPSTRAAWLEAVADALDARVDELVALADEESHLGTTRLTGEVARTTGQLRLFAAVLRDGAFLEVVIDHADASATPPKPELRRMLRPTGPVAVFSASNFPFAFSVAGGDTASALAAGCPVIVKAHSAHPRLSRLTAAIVVDALRSAGAPDGTFALVEGREQGTALVQHPAITAVGFTGSLAGGRALFDLASQRPAPIPFYGELGSTNPVVITAAALQGEAAADLARGLAASFTLGVGQFCTNPGLVLVPSGSGFAELVAQAASDAVAGRMLTPGIAEAYAAGTARAAGHPGVRTLLGGETAAADSGVPTVLATTAATVLDAPDVLLEEIFGPATLVIEVADDAELHAVLAEVGGALTATVHAAPGEDVTGLVSRLEPIAGRVLFGGWPTGVAVGWAQHHGGPWPATTSLHTSVGASAVRRFQRPIVYQDAPERVLPEALHEANPLRLPRRVDGVLELPAAARA